A genomic region of Cyanobacteria bacterium QS_8_64_29 contains the following coding sequences:
- a CDS encoding CPBP family intramembrane metalloprotease, which yields MRYWQALAQRPAPLRLGVFVAVWLLPWLPLAALAAWLLPTRPSAETVASAGGAFVLFVGLLRVWGRRVQRVRQPLRYYGLTTTPAAGRDALQGFGVGAAAIAGLLATEVGLGWALLQPPALALPRLLGEGLLSALGVGLAEELVFRGWLLQELQRDYAAGTALWASAGIYASLHYVQPLPQLLQSLPALPGLIVLGAALAWARRARGGELGLAIGLHAGLVWGHYAIDVGELVRYPVELPTWATAFDGHPAASATGFLLLGGIALRLRRAARRRQPR from the coding sequence ATGCGCTACTGGCAGGCCTTGGCGCAGCGTCCGGCGCCGCTGCGCCTGGGTGTTTTTGTCGCGGTTTGGCTGCTGCCGTGGCTCCCGCTCGCCGCCCTGGCTGCCTGGCTGCTACCCACTCGGCCCAGCGCCGAAACGGTGGCGAGCGCTGGGGGAGCGTTTGTACTGTTCGTCGGGCTGTTGCGAGTGTGGGGCCGGCGCGTTCAGCGCGTGCGCCAGCCGCTGCGGTACTACGGCCTAACGACAACCCCAGCAGCGGGGCGGGATGCTTTGCAGGGGTTTGGGGTCGGTGCCGCCGCGATCGCGGGGCTGCTGGCGACTGAGGTAGGGCTGGGTTGGGCCTTACTGCAACCCCCTGCCCTAGCGCTGCCGCGCTTGCTGGGCGAGGGGTTGCTGAGCGCGCTGGGGGTGGGACTCGCAGAAGAGCTGGTCTTTCGCGGCTGGCTGCTGCAAGAGCTGCAGCGCGACTATGCCGCCGGTACGGCCCTATGGGCGAGCGCTGGCATTTACGCCTCGCTGCATTACGTGCAGCCGCTGCCGCAGCTGCTGCAATCGCTCCCGGCGCTGCCCGGGCTGATCGTTTTGGGCGCTGCGCTGGCGTGGGCCCGGCGCGCGCGCGGCGGCGAGCTGGGGCTGGCCATCGGCCTGCATGCAGGCTTGGTTTGGGGGCATTACGCCATTGATGTGGGCGAGTTGGTGCGCTATCCAGTCGAGCTCCCTACATGGGCAACCGCCTTTGACGGGCACCCGGCTGCCAGTGCCACCGGTTTCCTGCTGCTGGGCGGCATCGCGCTACGATTGCGCCGGGCTGCCCGCCGTAGGCAGCCGCGATAA
- the ligA gene encoding DNA ligase (this protein catalyzes the formation of phosphodiester linkages between 5'-phosphoryl and 3'-hydroxyl groups in double-stranded DNA using NAD as a coenzyme and as the energy source for the reaction; essential for DNA replication and repair of damaged DNA; similar to ligase LigB), whose product MASADPRERVRQLQAQLREADHAYFVRNAPIMADEVYDRLYRELQALERQHPELVAPDSPTQRVGAEPAEGFPTIQHDIPLYSLENAFDLGELAAWEQRWQRQAPDVEAFEYVCELKIDGSALALTYQDGVLVRGATRGNGLEGEDVTPNVRTIRTIPLRLQLADPPPRVEVRGEAFLPRERFEQLNRECEANGEAAFANPRNAAAGTLRQLDPQVVAQRQLDFFAYALYLPDGDAQHAPGTQWASLELLQQMGFKVNPHRQRCPDRSAIEQYYRHWETRRQALDYVTDGVVVKLNDFALQQRLGFTQKFPRWAISLKYPAEEAPTRVRDITVNVGRTGAVTPLAQLEPVQLAGTTVQRASLHNADYLAQLDVRVGDTAVVRKAGEIIPEIVRVLPELRPEGAPPFQMPAYCPECGSGLARPEGEAITRCLNASCPAILRGSLNHWASREAMDITGLGEKLVEQFVARGVVRSVADLYTLASEQLTQLERMGPKSADNLVRAIAASKQRRWPRVLYALGIRYVGRVNAELLGQQFPSVEALAAAEPESLEAIEGIGPEIARSVHQWFRIPANQALLRELQVLGLQLALSPEERREPVRQPLAGQTFVLTGTLPTLKRQEVQALIEEAGGRVTNSVTSQTDYLVAGERAGSKLQRAQALGVPVLSEGQLYEMLPAQ is encoded by the coding sequence ATGGCTTCTGCGGATCCCCGAGAGCGCGTCCGGCAGCTGCAGGCCCAACTGCGCGAAGCGGATCACGCTTACTTCGTCCGCAACGCGCCCATCATGGCGGACGAGGTCTACGACCGCCTCTACCGGGAACTGCAAGCGCTCGAGCGCCAGCACCCTGAGCTGGTTGCCCCCGATAGCCCCACCCAGCGCGTAGGGGCCGAGCCGGCTGAGGGATTTCCCACCATCCAGCACGACATTCCGCTCTACAGCCTGGAAAACGCCTTCGATCTGGGCGAGCTAGCAGCGTGGGAGCAGCGCTGGCAGCGTCAAGCGCCCGACGTCGAGGCTTTTGAGTACGTTTGCGAGCTCAAAATCGACGGCTCGGCCCTAGCGCTGACGTACCAGGACGGCGTGCTAGTGCGCGGTGCCACCCGCGGCAACGGCCTTGAGGGGGAAGATGTCACCCCCAACGTCCGCACGATCCGCACCATTCCCCTGCGGCTGCAGCTGGCAGACCCTCCACCGCGGGTGGAGGTGCGCGGCGAGGCCTTTTTGCCCCGCGAGCGCTTCGAGCAGCTCAACCGCGAGTGCGAGGCCAACGGCGAAGCAGCGTTTGCCAATCCGCGCAACGCGGCGGCGGGAACGCTGCGCCAGCTCGATCCGCAAGTGGTGGCGCAGCGACAGCTGGATTTTTTTGCTTACGCCCTCTATCTGCCCGATGGCGACGCGCAACATGCCCCCGGCACGCAGTGGGCATCGCTAGAGCTGCTGCAGCAGATGGGCTTTAAGGTCAACCCCCACCGGCAGCGCTGTCCGGATCGGTCAGCCATTGAGCAGTACTACCGCCACTGGGAAACGCGGCGCCAGGCGCTGGACTACGTCACCGACGGTGTGGTGGTCAAGCTCAACGATTTTGCCCTGCAGCAGCGCTTGGGCTTTACGCAAAAGTTCCCGCGCTGGGCGATCTCGCTCAAATACCCGGCCGAGGAAGCCCCCACCCGCGTCCGCGACATCACAGTCAACGTCGGGCGCACTGGCGCCGTGACGCCGCTGGCGCAGCTCGAGCCGGTGCAGCTAGCCGGCACGACCGTGCAGCGCGCCTCGCTCCACAATGCGGATTATCTGGCCCAGTTGGACGTTCGCGTGGGCGATACGGCCGTGGTGCGCAAAGCCGGCGAGATCATCCCCGAGATCGTGCGCGTGTTGCCCGAGCTTCGGCCTGAGGGGGCTCCACCTTTTCAGATGCCTGCCTACTGCCCCGAGTGCGGTTCCGGGCTCGCTCGGCCAGAGGGCGAGGCCATCACCCGCTGCCTCAATGCCTCCTGTCCGGCCATCCTGCGCGGCAGCCTCAATCATTGGGCGTCGCGCGAGGCCATGGACATTACAGGCTTGGGCGAGAAGCTGGTGGAGCAATTCGTGGCGCGGGGGGTGGTCCGCTCAGTGGCCGATCTCTACACGCTCGCCAGCGAGCAGCTCACCCAGCTGGAGCGCATGGGGCCCAAATCGGCCGACAACCTGGTGCGCGCGATCGCAGCGTCCAAGCAGCGCCGCTGGCCGCGGGTGCTGTACGCGCTGGGCATCCGGTACGTCGGCCGGGTCAATGCCGAGCTGCTGGGCCAGCAGTTTCCTAGCGTTGAGGCGCTCGCTGCTGCCGAGCCCGAGTCGCTCGAGGCCATTGAGGGCATTGGGCCCGAGATTGCGCGCTCGGTCCATCAGTGGTTCCGCATCCCGGCCAACCAAGCCCTCCTTCGGGAGCTGCAAGTCCTGGGACTGCAACTGGCACTCTCGCCGGAAGAGCGGCGCGAACCGGTCCGGCAACCGCTGGCGGGCCAAACCTTCGTCCTGACCGGGACCCTGCCAACGCTCAAGCGCCAGGAGGTCCAAGCGCTAATCGAGGAGGCTGGCGGTCGGGTCACCAACTCGGTGACAAGCCAAACGGACTACCTGGTAGCTGGCGAGCGGGCGGGCAGCAAGCTGCAGCGCGCGCAAGCGTTGGGCGTTCCCGTTTTGAGCGAAGGCCAGCTGTACGAGATGCTGCCGGCCCAATGA
- a CDS encoding lipid kinase: MARALLLLNRHARQGNRYRHEVIERLQALGLELALEQFERPQQLASTIRAYRDRVDRVIVGGGDGTLNAAVEGILEAQLPLGILPLGTANDLARTLGIPATLAAACDIAANGRIQYIDLGRVNGKHFFNVASLGLSVRVAQRMSKQAKRRWGVLAYLATAARILARSRPFRAKIYAGGESLFVRTAQIAVGNGRHYGGGMTVVSDAQIDDGRLDCYSLEIRHWWQMLRLLPALRYGTLFERPEVRVLHGTEFKVYTRRPRSINTDGEITARTPAQFHLVPQALPVLVPAGASEGRSAG, encoded by the coding sequence ATGGCTCGCGCGCTCCTGCTGCTCAACCGGCACGCCCGTCAGGGGAACCGTTACCGCCACGAAGTGATCGAGCGCTTGCAGGCGCTGGGCTTGGAGCTGGCCCTGGAGCAGTTCGAGCGCCCCCAGCAGCTGGCCTCGACGATTCGGGCGTACCGCGACCGCGTCGATCGCGTCATTGTGGGCGGCGGCGACGGGACGCTCAACGCTGCGGTGGAAGGGATCCTGGAGGCGCAGCTCCCGCTGGGGATCTTGCCGCTGGGAACGGCCAACGACCTCGCCCGGACTTTGGGCATTCCGGCCACCTTGGCCGCCGCTTGCGATATTGCAGCGAACGGGCGGATCCAGTACATCGATTTGGGTCGCGTCAACGGCAAGCACTTTTTCAACGTTGCCAGCTTGGGTCTGAGCGTCCGCGTCGCCCAGCGGATGAGCAAGCAGGCCAAGCGCCGCTGGGGGGTATTGGCCTATTTGGCAACGGCCGCGCGAATCCTAGCGCGATCGCGGCCCTTTCGGGCCAAGATTTATGCAGGCGGCGAGTCGCTGTTCGTCCGCACCGCCCAAATTGCGGTGGGCAACGGCCGCCACTACGGCGGCGGCATGACCGTTGTCAGCGACGCCCAGATTGATGACGGCCGCTTGGATTGCTACAGCCTCGAGATCCGGCACTGGTGGCAGATGCTGCGCCTGTTGCCGGCGCTGCGCTACGGCACGCTGTTCGAGCGCCCCGAGGTCCGGGTGCTGCACGGCACCGAATTTAAGGTTTATACGCGCCGCCCGCGCTCCATCAACACCGACGGCGAAATTACCGCGCGTACCCCGGCCCAATTCCACCTCGTGCCGCAAGCCCTGCCCGTGCTGGTCCCGGCTGGCGCTAGCGAGGGCCGAAGCGCTGGCTGA
- a CDS encoding glutathione S-transferase, whose amino-acid sequence MSDPIALYYWPTPNGWKVSILLEELGLPYTVHPVNILAGDQFEADYRAINPNSKMPSIVDPDGRGGEPYPVFESGAILLYLAEKTGRFLPAEPRERYRAIQWLMFQMGGVGPMLGQAHHFRQYAPESIPYAIERYTQEAARLYGVLEEQLALQAYVAGEYSIADMAIFPWIVPYDKQGQDLADYPHLKRWFEDIQARPAVQRGLDLLADRHIDPSEMDETARANLFGT is encoded by the coding sequence ATGAGCGATCCCATTGCGCTTTACTACTGGCCCACGCCCAACGGTTGGAAAGTCTCCATCTTGCTAGAAGAGCTGGGCTTGCCCTATACAGTGCACCCGGTCAACATCCTGGCCGGCGATCAGTTTGAGGCTGACTACCGCGCCATCAACCCCAACAGCAAAATGCCCAGCATTGTCGATCCGGATGGCCGGGGGGGCGAACCGTACCCGGTGTTTGAATCCGGTGCCATCCTGCTGTACCTAGCCGAGAAAACCGGCCGCTTTTTGCCCGCTGAGCCGCGTGAGCGCTACCGCGCCATCCAGTGGCTGATGTTCCAAATGGGCGGCGTGGGCCCCATGTTGGGCCAGGCCCATCACTTTCGCCAGTACGCGCCCGAGAGCATCCCTTACGCGATCGAGCGCTACACCCAGGAAGCCGCGCGCCTGTATGGGGTCCTCGAGGAGCAGCTCGCCCTGCAAGCTTACGTCGCCGGCGAGTATTCGATTGCCGATATGGCCATCTTTCCCTGGATCGTCCCCTACGATAAGCAAGGCCAGGACTTGGCCGATTATCCTCACCTCAAGCGCTGGTTTGAAGACATCCAGGCGCGACCGGCGGTTCAACGAGGGCTCGATTTGCTCGCCGATCGCCACATTGACCCCAGCGAGATGGACGAAACGGCCCGAGCCAATTTGTTCGGGACCTAG
- a CDS encoding glutathione S-transferase — MKLYEFEGAPSPRKVRLFAAEKGLSLPTVSVDLRAGEQFSEWYRQIQPRCTVPALALEDGTVIGDSEAICRYLEAQQPDLPLLGETALEQARIAEWLRRIELAGYGPTADALRNQSPAFADRALPGPDPIEQIPALAERGRWRAQRFWPALDAALAAGGPWLLGDRLSAADLFAFATLEFAQRVELGPDCALPVLASWQQRLRQRSTVQA; from the coding sequence ATGAAACTCTACGAGTTTGAAGGCGCGCCCAGCCCGCGCAAGGTGCGCCTGTTTGCCGCCGAAAAAGGGCTGTCGCTGCCCACGGTCAGCGTGGATCTGCGCGCGGGCGAGCAGTTTTCGGAGTGGTACCGCCAGATCCAGCCGCGCTGCACGGTACCGGCGCTCGCGCTCGAGGACGGAACGGTCATTGGCGATTCGGAAGCCATTTGCCGCTACTTGGAAGCCCAGCAGCCGGATCTGCCCCTACTGGGCGAGACGGCACTAGAGCAAGCTCGCATCGCCGAGTGGTTGCGTCGCATCGAGCTGGCGGGGTACGGGCCAACTGCCGATGCGCTGCGCAACCAGTCCCCCGCCTTTGCAGATCGCGCCCTGCCCGGTCCCGACCCCATCGAGCAAATTCCGGCCTTGGCCGAGCGCGGCCGCTGGCGCGCGCAGCGCTTTTGGCCCGCGCTCGATGCCGCGCTGGCTGCCGGGGGGCCATGGTTGCTCGGCGATCGCTTGAGCGCGGCCGATTTGTTCGCGTTCGCAACGCTCGAGTTTGCCCAACGGGTCGAGCTCGGGCCCGATTGCGCGCTACCGGTGCTGGCGAGCTGGCAGCAGCGGCTGCGCCAGCGGAGCACCGTGCAGGCCTAA
- the map gene encoding type I methionyl aminopeptidase codes for MNALTQWLAPRSRRFPRRLKRRRGMTIKSTPDVAAMREPNRIVATVLKEIGERAVPGATTADLDAYAEARIRELGATPSFKGYYGFPGSACICRNHEVVHGIPSANAVLRGGDLLKVDVGAYKNGFHGDSCLTVAVGAVAPQARQLMQAAESALYAGIGQVRAGNRLSDIAAAIEDCVAATPYSIVDCFTGHGVGERLHEAPAVFNVRTQQLPNVKLEPGMTLAIEPILNAGSQVTRTLADRWTVVTVDNALSAQYEHTVLVTGDGCEILADRERV; via the coding sequence ATGAACGCTCTGACCCAGTGGCTGGCACCGCGCTCGCGCAGGTTCCCCCGCCGCCTCAAGCGGCGCCGCGGCATGACGATCAAATCGACGCCGGACGTTGCCGCCATGCGCGAGCCCAACCGCATTGTGGCGACTGTGCTCAAAGAGATTGGCGAGCGGGCAGTCCCGGGCGCCACGACCGCGGATCTGGATGCCTACGCCGAAGCGCGCATTCGCGAGTTGGGGGCAACGCCTAGCTTTAAGGGCTACTACGGGTTCCCCGGCTCGGCCTGCATCTGCCGCAACCACGAGGTGGTGCACGGCATTCCCAGTGCCAATGCCGTGCTGCGCGGGGGTGACTTGCTCAAAGTGGATGTGGGCGCCTACAAAAACGGCTTCCACGGCGACTCGTGCCTGACGGTTGCCGTTGGGGCGGTAGCCCCCCAAGCCCGCCAGCTCATGCAAGCTGCCGAGTCCGCGCTCTATGCGGGCATCGGGCAAGTTCGAGCGGGCAACCGCTTGTCCGACATTGCCGCCGCAATCGAGGATTGCGTCGCCGCCACGCCCTACAGCATTGTCGATTGCTTTACCGGTCACGGCGTGGGCGAGCGGCTGCACGAAGCGCCGGCCGTGTTCAACGTCCGCACGCAGCAGCTCCCCAACGTCAAGCTGGAGCCGGGCATGACGCTGGCAATCGAGCCCATCCTCAACGCCGGGTCCCAAGTGACGCGCACCCTCGCTGATCGCTGGACGGTCGTCACCGTGGATAATGCCCTCTCGGCCCAGTACGAGCACACGGTCCTGGTCACCGGCGACGGCTGCGAGATCCTCGCCGACCGCGAGCGCGTTTGA